The following proteins come from a genomic window of Candidatus Blochmanniella vafra str. BVAF:
- the dnaG gene encoding DNA primase: MKKKGSNFIACCPFHSEKYPSFTVNFKKQFYYCFSCGAHGNIINFLMNYDQYTFIECIKKLSTIHGISIKNFFYHNTTSQISHENNLYKFMSDVSNYYQNNLINKKYAYAHKYLQNRGLTTNSIANFNIGFAPMGWNNIAQNLNLNTYNSKLITQSGIYVENGKKNKYDRFRERIIFPMKNQEGKIIGFGGRTIQHNPKQPKYLNSPDTTIFKKNQYLYGFYETCKKHKNIPYILLVEGYMDVIILTQFGINYVVSTLGTSMSVYHIRLIYSVTNQIICCYDGDNAGKKAAWRTLNTVLPYLTDNKEISFMFLPNQEDPDTLIRKIGKDSFLKQISKAQSLSNFLFETLSKKINLHTLEGRVKLSSLILPMINQIPGQILQLCLQQKLSKIIGILDDSKLQQLLKKPKKNIPLTQYKHNITYNIEHILIGLLIQNPKLAKLVPTIQGLETLKHNNIKIFINLVKLCKFYPNFTTEQLLEYFYNKKTTNRHYFIILKKLAYWKHIIKDDMIIITFIDTLTKLYNLILEQQQNMLITRERLFGLTNKERRELWMLNQKLSSIHILK; the protein is encoded by the coding sequence ATTAAAAAAAAAGGCTCAAATTTTATTGCTTGTTGTCCATTTCACTCAGAAAAATACCCATCTTTTACTGTAAATTTTAAAAAACAATTTTATTATTGTTTTAGTTGCGGAGCACATGGTAACATCATAAATTTTTTAATGAATTATGATCAATATACATTTATTGAATGTATAAAAAAATTATCTACTATCCATGGTATTAGCATAAAAAATTTTTTTTATCACAATACTACCAGCCAAATTTCCCATGAAAACAATTTATATAAATTTATGAGTGATGTTTCTAATTATTATCAAAACAATTTAATAAATAAAAAATATGCTTATGCTCACAAATATTTACAAAATAGAGGACTAACCACAAATTCCATTGCAAACTTTAATATTGGATTTGCTCCTATGGGCTGGAATAATATTGCTCAAAATTTAAACCTTAACACATACAATTCAAAATTAATAACACAATCAGGCATATACGTAGAAAACGGAAAAAAAAATAAATATGATCGATTTCGAGAACGTATCATTTTTCCTATGAAAAACCAAGAAGGAAAAATAATAGGATTCGGCGGACGCACCATTCAACACAATCCTAAACAACCTAAATACTTAAATTCTCCAGATACTACTATCTTTAAAAAAAACCAATATTTATATGGATTTTACGAAACTTGTAAAAAACATAAAAATATTCCATATATTCTATTAGTAGAAGGATATATGGATGTAATAATCTTAACTCAATTTGGAATAAATTATGTAGTTTCGACATTAGGAACATCTATGTCAGTTTACCACATTCGATTAATATATAGTGTCACTAACCAAATTATTTGTTGCTATGATGGTGATAATGCTGGAAAAAAAGCTGCCTGGCGCACACTTAATACTGTACTACCATATCTTACTGACAACAAAGAAATATCTTTTATGTTCTTACCAAATCAAGAAGATCCCGATACATTAATACGTAAAATAGGAAAAGACAGTTTTTTAAAACAAATATCGAAAGCTCAAAGCTTATCTAATTTTCTATTTGAAACCTTATCTAAAAAAATAAATTTACACACACTAGAAGGGCGAGTTAAGCTCAGCAGCTTAATATTACCCATGATTAATCAAATTCCAGGACAAATATTACAATTATGTTTACAGCAAAAATTAAGTAAAATAATAGGAATCTTAGACGATAGTAAATTACAACAACTACTCAAAAAACCAAAAAAAAATATCCCCCTCACACAATATAAACATAATATTACATATAACATAGAACATATTTTAATAGGGTTATTGATACAAAACCCAAAACTTGCTAAATTAGTTCCAACCATACAAGGATTAGAAACACTTAAACATAATAATATAAAAATATTTATAAATTTGGTGAAATTATGTAAATTTTATCCAAATTTTACCACTGAACAATTGTTGGAATATTTTTATAATAAAAAAACTACAAATCGTCACTATTTTATAATACTTAAAAAATTGGCGTATTGGAAACACATAATTAAAGACGATATGATTATTATTACTTTTATTGATACTTTAACAAAATTATATAACTTAATTCTTGAACAACAACAAAATATGCTCATCACACGAGAACGTTTATTCGGATTAACAAACAAAGAACGCCGAGAATTGTGGATGTTAAACCAAAAATTATCTTCAATACATATATTGAAATAA